The proteins below come from a single Methanothrix sp. genomic window:
- a CDS encoding uracil-DNA glycosylase yields the protein MCGNDLRALAREIMRCERCGLSQARRNAVPGEGPEDARIMMVGEAPGAAEDLAGRPFVGRAGALLDRALDLAGLDRGEIFITNVVKCRPPGNRRPSEGEIRACMPYLRKQIEIIRPSAVCLLGNVPAKAILGVQGVTALRGRVFDDLYLITFHPAAVLRNMDRMESFVSDLTKLREMRSVSHAPEL from the coding sequence ATGTGCGGGAACGATCTCAGGGCGCTTGCGCGCGAGATCATGAGATGCGAGAGGTGTGGGCTCTCTCAGGCGAGAAGAAACGCTGTTCCGGGGGAGGGGCCGGAGGATGCGAGGATCATGATGGTTGGCGAGGCGCCGGGCGCGGCCGAGGATCTCGCAGGGAGACCTTTTGTGGGTAGGGCCGGGGCTCTCCTGGACAGAGCTCTGGATCTCGCTGGATTGGATCGTGGTGAGATATTCATAACAAACGTCGTGAAGTGCAGGCCGCCCGGAAACAGGCGCCCCAGCGAGGGGGAGATCAGGGCGTGCATGCCGTATCTGAGAAAACAGATTGAGATAATCAGACCATCAGCTGTCTGCCTCCTCGGGAACGTTCCTGCAAAGGCGATCCTCGGAGTGCAGGGCGTGACAGCTCTCCGGGGAAGGGTATTCGATGATCTGTACCTGATCACATTCCACCCGGCTGCTGTTCTGAGAAATATGGACCGGATGGAGTCTTTCGTGTCCGATCTGACAAAGCTGAGGGAGATGAGATCTGTGAGTCATGCGCCAGAGCTGTGA
- a CDS encoding phosphate ABC transporter substrate-binding protein produces the protein MRLLALIALMLVMGSISPVLSATDVRISGSTTVLPLASVCAESFNSEQSDYRVTVTGGGTGVGITDLGEGRSDIAMASREVTDTERSKYETADRKFNEILVGYDGIVVAVSPQIYEAGVRALTKEQVRMIYAGEISNWKDLGGPDRKIYAIARRAGSGTRDTFNEVIMGSKEAETPGVSTEAADNSEVKTAIKGSDKAIGYLGYSYAADGAVKGVALDGVEPTVDNIKSGEYPLARKLYFYTLGRPTPGAQAFIDFVLSSRGQALAEKTGYIPVRVLDLNI, from the coding sequence ATGAGATTGCTGGCATTAATAGCCTTAATGCTTGTAATGGGATCCATCAGCCCTGTGCTGAGTGCCACGGATGTGCGCATATCAGGATCGACCACTGTGTTGCCTCTTGCATCTGTATGTGCTGAGAGCTTCAACTCGGAACAGAGTGATTACAGGGTCACTGTCACAGGCGGTGGCACTGGAGTGGGAATAACTGATCTGGGAGAGGGGAGATCGGATATCGCCATGGCATCCAGGGAAGTAACAGATACTGAGAGAAGCAAGTATGAGACCGCTGACAGAAAGTTCAATGAAATACTTGTGGGATACGACGGCATAGTCGTAGCTGTGAGCCCCCAGATTTATGAGGCTGGAGTGAGGGCGCTCACAAAAGAGCAGGTCAGAATGATATATGCCGGTGAGATCAGCAACTGGAAGGACCTCGGCGGTCCTGACAGGAAGATATACGCCATAGCGAGGAGGGCGGGATCAGGCACGCGGGATACATTCAATGAGGTCATAATGGGATCCAAGGAGGCGGAGACTCCCGGAGTATCGACAGAGGCAGCGGACAACTCTGAGGTGAAGACCGCGATAAAGGGCAGCGACAAGGCGATAGGCTATCTGGGGTACAGCTACGCTGCAGATGGTGCTGTGAAGGGGGTCGCGCTTGATGGGGTGGAACCCACAGTCGATAACATCAAATCCGGAGAGTACCCGCTGGCAAGGAAGCTGTACTTCTACACCCTAGGCAGGCCCACCCCGGGCGCACAGGCATTCATAGACTTCGTGCTGAGCTCCCGCGGACAGGCTCTGGCCGAAAAGACCGGCTATATACCTGTCCGAGTGCTGGATCTGAATATCTAG
- a CDS encoding DUF2116 family Zn-ribbon domain-containing protein produces MNKLSPHKHCIICGNAIEADSTFCDELCESKYRSAQRRQQLVFVVFLLLMIATFVLLGILPALFGQSRPG; encoded by the coding sequence TTGAACAAGCTTTCACCCCACAAACACTGCATAATATGTGGCAATGCCATTGAGGCCGATAGCACATTCTGTGATGAGCTCTGCGAATCGAAGTACCGATCGGCCCAGAGGCGGCAGCAGCTTGTTTTTGTGGTCTTTCTTCTCCTGATGATAGCAACATTCGTCCTGCTTGGCATTCTGCCAGCACTCTTCGGGCAGAGCAGGCCCGGCTGA
- a CDS encoding TIGR00375 family protein — MNVNADLHIHSKYSAATSEMMDLDTIAAEARRKGIHVVGTGDALHPEWLENLRRLPERDGILWHNSMTGFVVTAEVEDSEGVHHLILIPDLSKAEELREIFRKSSSNIDTDGRPRVLLNGAEIADVCLEADCIIGPSHAFTPWTGIFAHHRSLKECYRDRVEDISFIELGLSADSDYADRISELRDRTFLSNSDGHSPWSNKLGREFNQFDLREISFKEIRLAIERRSGRRPLLNVGFYPEEGKYNRTACTRCYRQYTIQEMDELQGRCGCGGLIKLGVRDRVEILADLPHPVHPDHRPPYIHIIPLAEIIAMALGHKSVFTAGVRKIWSDLVSERTEIDVLLHTDISELNTDERVARAIGAFRSGDVVVTPGGGGRYGRISLPPPGTRSRRAPSQRSLLDF, encoded by the coding sequence ATGAATGTGAATGCTGACCTCCATATACACTCAAAGTACTCAGCTGCCACATCTGAGATGATGGATCTGGACACCATCGCAGCTGAGGCGCGCAGAAAGGGTATACACGTCGTTGGCACTGGCGATGCCCTCCACCCGGAATGGCTTGAAAATCTCAGGAGGCTTCCGGAGAGGGATGGGATTCTCTGGCATAACAGCATGACAGGATTCGTCGTGACGGCTGAGGTCGAAGATTCAGAGGGTGTCCACCATCTGATTCTCATCCCCGATCTCTCAAAGGCTGAGGAGCTGAGGGAGATCTTCCGGAAGAGCTCGAGCAACATAGACACGGACGGCAGGCCAAGGGTTCTCCTGAACGGAGCCGAGATCGCGGATGTGTGCCTCGAGGCGGATTGCATCATCGGGCCGAGCCACGCGTTCACACCATGGACAGGGATATTCGCGCATCACAGGTCCCTAAAAGAATGTTACAGGGATAGAGTTGAGGATATCTCATTCATAGAGCTCGGCCTCAGCGCAGACTCCGACTACGCAGATCGCATCAGCGAGCTGAGGGACAGGACGTTTTTGTCGAATTCAGATGGCCACTCTCCCTGGTCGAACAAGCTCGGAAGGGAGTTCAACCAGTTTGATCTCAGGGAGATCAGCTTTAAGGAGATCAGGCTTGCGATAGAGCGCAGATCCGGACGCAGACCTCTTCTCAACGTCGGCTTCTACCCTGAGGAGGGGAAGTACAACAGAACCGCATGCACCAGATGCTACAGGCAGTACACCATTCAGGAGATGGACGAGCTGCAGGGACGGTGCGGATGCGGCGGATTGATCAAGCTCGGTGTCAGGGACAGGGTCGAGATTCTGGCAGATCTGCCGCATCCAGTGCATCCGGATCACAGGCCTCCGTACATCCACATAATCCCGCTCGCTGAGATTATCGCGATGGCTCTCGGCCACAAGAGTGTGTTCACGGCAGGCGTGAGAAAGATATGGAGCGATCTGGTCTCTGAGAGGACTGAGATAGATGTGCTCCTGCACACGGATATCTCTGAGCTGAACACAGACGAAAGGGTCGCAAGGGCGATAGGGGCGTTCAGATCAGGAGATGTGGTGGTGACCCCGGGAGGGGGCGGAAGGTACGGAAGGATCTCCCTCCCTCCGCCGGGTACCCGATCCAGAAGGGCACCATCCCAGAGATCGCTTCTGGACTTCTAG
- a CDS encoding methanogenesis marker 9 domain-containing protein, giving the protein MLKIGYASLKSPVAMICHGNACPPDVGLAVLEGVEERDDIDALVRDAGVPAVLSFRSASPDRLLEVSRTASRMHAILEIDLSDEDSIDLIRACGMIRLIKSAGAATSLRVSPDAVSPKSNPGAIKSLKSAGLDLIHLDLRGCDGSATSVLRSVSDARGPGIMALSEVRSFEEAKRLLSMGADVISLRETAEEDFARWLSTALRKFEDITGWYNAPKHICAGGDLRGLAFCCPPVKPCPVHGALKRLGITPDEFVRRKLELARGTPLEKGEGTCFGSLIWCCKITKPCYMRDAALRRAGLTPKEYMILKRRVAEGLMR; this is encoded by the coding sequence ATGCTGAAAATAGGGTACGCATCTCTGAAGAGCCCGGTGGCCATGATATGCCACGGAAACGCATGCCCGCCGGATGTGGGGCTTGCAGTCCTTGAGGGTGTGGAGGAGAGAGACGATATCGATGCTCTCGTCAGAGATGCAGGTGTGCCGGCTGTGCTGTCTTTCAGATCAGCATCACCCGACAGGCTCCTGGAGGTCTCAAGAACAGCGTCCAGGATGCATGCGATCCTGGAGATCGATCTCTCTGATGAGGATTCCATAGATCTCATAAGAGCATGCGGCATGATCAGGCTGATCAAATCCGCTGGGGCTGCAACCTCGCTCCGCGTTTCGCCGGATGCTGTGAGCCCGAAATCGAATCCTGGAGCGATTAAGAGCCTGAAGTCTGCAGGTCTCGATCTGATTCATCTCGATCTCAGAGGCTGTGATGGATCTGCGACCTCGGTTCTGAGGAGCGTATCAGATGCCAGAGGACCGGGGATAATGGCTCTCTCCGAGGTGAGATCATTCGAAGAGGCGAAGCGCCTTCTCTCCATGGGCGCGGATGTGATCTCGCTCAGGGAAACTGCAGAAGAGGATTTTGCGAGATGGCTCTCCACCGCACTCAGGAAGTTTGAGGATATCACAGGATGGTACAACGCCCCGAAGCACATATGCGCCGGCGGCGACCTTCGGGGACTTGCATTCTGCTGCCCACCGGTCAAGCCATGCCCTGTCCACGGCGCCCTTAAAAGGCTTGGAATAACGCCAGATGAGTTCGTGAGAAGGAAGCTCGAGCTTGCAAGAGGGACTCCCCTCGAAAAGGGCGAAGGAACGTGCTTTGGGAGCCTGATATGGTGCTGCAAGATAACAAAACCATGCTACATGAGGGATGCGGCTCTGAGAAGGGCGGGTCTGACGCCGAAGGAGTACATGATTCTGAAGAGAAGAGTCGCTGAGGGACTGATGCGTTGA
- a CDS encoding triphosphoribosyl-dephospho-CoA synthase, translated as MPDMKDPDRIAQMAQMAMLLELSSSPKPGNVDRCHDYEDVSFSHFVASAVLSYPSFRRAASGASDIGRLILDTVSEWREWGLRGNTHFGEISLLIPLASAASRPGPLRSEIIRVVDSTSVEDSICFYRAFELAGARAADVKEMSLKDPGAADEIAARGMRLIDLMRISQGHDLIAREWATGFSRSFELADVLCEVVPSHGLNRGVVLTYITALSEEPDTLVASKFGIDVALEVSRMAGAALRSPDVISSAMEMDRELISRDINPGSTADLIASSLFIALMRGLRF; from the coding sequence ATGCCTGATATGAAGGATCCTGACAGGATCGCCCAGATGGCCCAGATGGCCATGCTGCTGGAGCTCTCCTCGAGCCCCAAGCCAGGAAACGTGGACAGGTGTCACGATTATGAGGACGTGAGCTTCAGCCACTTTGTAGCGAGCGCTGTTCTCTCATATCCATCATTCAGGAGGGCAGCATCTGGAGCATCGGATATCGGCAGACTCATTCTGGACACGGTCTCCGAATGGCGTGAGTGGGGGCTGAGGGGCAACACACACTTCGGGGAGATATCCCTTCTCATACCGCTCGCATCTGCAGCATCCAGGCCTGGGCCGCTCAGATCCGAGATCATCAGAGTTGTGGATTCAACCAGTGTGGAGGACTCAATCTGTTTTTACAGAGCGTTCGAGCTTGCAGGTGCCAGGGCGGCTGATGTGAAGGAGATGAGCCTGAAAGATCCAGGGGCAGCTGACGAAATCGCAGCGAGGGGCATGCGGCTGATAGATCTGATGCGCATATCCCAGGGGCACGATCTTATTGCGAGGGAATGGGCCACTGGATTTTCGAGGAGCTTCGAGCTCGCAGATGTTCTGTGTGAGGTGGTTCCAAGTCACGGGCTGAACAGAGGTGTTGTTCTAACCTACATCACCGCGCTCTCAGAAGAGCCGGACACCCTTGTGGCGTCCAAATTTGGAATCGATGTTGCTCTTGAGGTCTCCAGGATGGCAGGCGCGGCTCTCAGATCCCCGGATGTCATCTCGAGCGCCATGGAGATGGACAGGGAGCTGATCTCGAGGGACATCAACCCAGGCTCCACAGCTGACCTGATAGCATCATCTTTATTTATCGCGCTGATGAGGGGACTGAGGTTCTGA
- a CDS encoding DUF447 family protein gives MDADDILDELGILPGINEVIVTTERDGVPNAAPIGIIRGESVMVRLFLGTHTYENVLATGQLVANVTHDPMIFVEAAMSDLGEECFCRRDGVLTLKDAESWALFRCSPYRTDIIMPELEFVRGEVIKKEFRAINRGVSCVIEAAIAATRYNALRVESYLEEIRKLKRIVQRCGGPREIAAMKRLEEHLSASYP, from the coding sequence ATGGATGCAGATGATATTCTTGATGAGCTTGGCATACTTCCAGGCATAAATGAGGTCATAGTCACAACAGAGCGTGATGGTGTGCCGAATGCAGCCCCAATCGGGATAATAAGAGGAGAGAGCGTGATGGTCCGTCTCTTTCTCGGGACGCACACATACGAGAACGTCCTCGCCACCGGCCAGCTTGTGGCAAACGTCACTCACGATCCGATGATATTCGTCGAGGCTGCGATGTCAGACCTCGGAGAGGAGTGCTTCTGCAGGAGGGACGGTGTTCTAACTTTAAAGGATGCCGAGTCATGGGCGCTTTTCCGGTGCAGCCCGTACAGGACAGATATAATAATGCCGGAGCTCGAGTTTGTCAGGGGAGAGGTCATCAAAAAGGAGTTCCGCGCCATCAACCGCGGCGTATCATGCGTGATCGAGGCTGCGATCGCCGCCACGAGGTACAACGCGCTCCGCGTCGAGTCCTACCTCGAGGAGATAAGAAAGCTCAAGAGAATCGTGCAGAGATGTGGTGGGCCGAGGGAGATCGCGGCCATGAAGCGGCTCGAGGAGCATCTTTCTGCCTCGTATCCATGA
- the thsA gene encoding thermosome subunit alpha — translation MAGLGGTPVLILKEGSQRTAGREAQRSNIMAAKAVASAVRTTLGPKGMDKMLVDTLGDVVITNDGVTILKEMDIEHPAAKMMVEIAKTQDEEVGDGTTTAVVLAGELLKQAELLLEQEIHPTVIATGYRDAATKAIEILKDLAVKVSPDDEELLKKIAITAMTGKGSGNARGELAELAVKAVKAIVDEDGSVDIDNITVEKKVGGSITDSQLIHGMVIDKERLHPNMPKKVKDARIALLNAPIEIEKTEVDAKIEITSPDQLQAFLDQEEAMLKEMVNKIVSTGANVVFCQKGIDDLAQHFLAKAGIYTLRRVKKSDMEKLARATGARIVTSLHELTPNDLGKAGLVEERKIAGDDMTFVEECENPKSVSIILRGGTEHVVDELNRAMEDALRVVGVVVEDGMLVPGGGAPEVELALRLREYAATVGGREQLAIEAFAEAMEIIPKTLAENAGLDQIDTLVALRSKHEKGMKAAGLDMETGEAVDMLERGVVEPLRVKTQAISSAAEAAVMILRIDDVIASKSTGAGKEGKEKEPSGMGEDFD, via the coding sequence ACCCTGGGAGATGTGGTCATAACAAACGACGGCGTTACGATTCTCAAGGAGATGGATATCGAGCATCCGGCCGCCAAGATGATGGTGGAGATCGCCAAGACTCAGGATGAGGAGGTAGGCGACGGCACCACAACGGCTGTTGTCCTGGCTGGCGAGCTTCTGAAGCAGGCCGAGCTGCTTCTCGAGCAGGAGATCCACCCGACCGTCATAGCCACCGGCTACAGGGACGCTGCGACGAAGGCCATCGAGATCCTGAAGGATCTCGCGGTAAAGGTATCGCCTGACGATGAAGAGCTCCTGAAGAAGATCGCGATCACAGCAATGACCGGCAAGGGCAGCGGCAACGCGAGGGGAGAGCTCGCAGAGCTTGCGGTCAAGGCTGTGAAGGCGATCGTGGACGAGGACGGCTCCGTGGACATCGACAACATCACCGTTGAGAAGAAGGTTGGTGGCAGCATCACCGACTCCCAGCTGATCCATGGTATGGTGATCGACAAGGAGCGCCTGCATCCCAACATGCCGAAGAAGGTGAAGGATGCCAGAATAGCGCTGCTCAACGCGCCGATAGAGATCGAGAAGACCGAGGTCGACGCGAAGATCGAGATCACCTCGCCTGATCAGCTCCAGGCCTTCCTGGATCAGGAGGAGGCGATGCTCAAGGAGATGGTCAACAAGATTGTCTCCACAGGGGCAAATGTCGTCTTCTGCCAGAAGGGCATAGATGATCTGGCGCAGCACTTCCTGGCGAAGGCTGGCATCTACACTCTCCGCAGGGTGAAGAAGAGCGACATGGAGAAGCTGGCCCGCGCGACCGGCGCCAGGATCGTGACAAGCCTGCATGAGCTGACTCCAAACGATCTCGGCAAGGCAGGACTTGTCGAGGAGAGGAAGATCGCCGGAGACGACATGACCTTCGTCGAGGAGTGCGAGAATCCGAAGTCTGTGTCCATAATCCTCCGCGGTGGCACCGAGCACGTGGTCGATGAGCTCAACAGGGCCATGGAGGATGCGCTCCGCGTAGTGGGCGTGGTCGTAGAGGATGGCATGCTTGTGCCCGGCGGTGGAGCGCCTGAGGTAGAGCTCGCGCTCAGGCTCAGGGAGTATGCTGCCACTGTTGGCGGGAGAGAACAGCTCGCCATAGAGGCGTTCGCCGAGGCGATGGAGATCATACCGAAGACGCTCGCCGAGAACGCCGGTCTCGATCAGATCGACACTCTGGTTGCCCTGAGAAGCAAGCACGAGAAGGGCATGAAGGCAGCAGGTCTCGACATGGAGACCGGCGAGGCTGTCGATATGCTGGAGCGCGGCGTCGTTGAGCCCCTCAGGGTCAAGACACAGGCGATCAGCTCAGCCGCAGAGGCAGCTGTGATGATCCTGAGGATAGATGACGTGATCGCCTCCAAGTCGACAGGCGCGGGCAAGGAGGGCAAGGAGAAGGAGCCCAGCGGAATGGGCGAGGACTTCGACTGA